TGTAGTCCAGTAATTACTTGATTGATATTATCAGTAGTTCCAGCGGCACTTCCTACTTGTCCTGTATACACAACTTGCTCTCCTGTTTTGCCAGAATAGTCTAATGAAGCTGCTGGTATTGAAGTTCCGCTTACTGGTGCCGAAAAGCTGTTTGTATCACTAAATTTCACTAAATATCCGATAGAAGTATCCGCTCCAACTGGTCTACCTAGAGTATTAATAGTTGCGGTAGTTGGTGAAGTTGCAGTTACTGAATTAATACTCCCTACACCTGGTAATGTTCCTGGGCAAGTTGTAATAGATACAGGTGTACTAGTGTTATTATAATTGATATATCCCTGACAATCACTATAGGTATACACTTTATAATAATAAGTAGTATTTCTTTGTAAATTAGTCATTGTCAAAACCGATTCTAATGCTCCATTGTCGGTTCCTACATATACTACATGTTCTCCAGAACCACTGTAAGAATTATTTACTGCAACATTAGGTAATGACTGATTTTGGATGTAATGATCGGTAAAATCTGTGAATGAATTTGTTCTTGAAAACTTGACTATATAATAAACATCATCAAAGCTGTTAGTTCCTAAAGTATTTAAAGTAACATCGGTATCATTAACTTGTTTAGGTGATGGTGTTGCAATTCCAAACTCATAACAATAGTATAATGAATTTAAAGAATTCGCTTTTAAATTAAAATTATAATTAAAACTAGTAGCACTAGTAATTACTTCAATAGCATAATAGTTATTACTATTACCTCCACTTACATTATTACTATATGGTAAACGAACACTATAATCATAAATCCCCGAAGATTGCATCAAAGTTCGCATTGTACCAATATTTACTGGAGTTACTCCCCAATTTCCACCGCGATACTCCCAAATTCTGAAATCAAAATTTGGATTACTATTTACCCAAAGCCTATCTAAATAAAGGAACATATCAGTAGCCTGCGTTACTTTTCGAGAAATAATCCAAAAATCAGAATCAGTACTTGTAACTGTTCCTTGATAATTGGCAGACATATGAATTCGGGTTTGAGCAGAGGATATTGCATTGGCAACAGAATTATTATTCTCTACCTCATTAAACGTTTGAGCAATCATTTGTGTTATTGTTAAACACATAAGTATTGCATACAAGAGTATATTTTTTTTCATAAGAGGGCTTAAATTTTGTTCTACTTTTCTAACCTTTTTGATAAAAGGGCTTTATTATATTGCTATTAATATTTATACAACTCAATTCAGAAACTATTCTTCAAACAATTCTTAATTTAAAACCTAACCCTTTACAAGATTAGGTTTCATAAAAATTAGAATTGTTTTCCTTTACCAATATTTGGATTTACTAATGTATTTACATCTGTATTCTGAATCTGACCATTCATATCCATATCTGATTTATTATATCCTGATCCACCTAGAAGTTGGATGATAGCATTGATATCTGCATTTTGAATTTGTCCATTTTCATCTTGATCTCCTACAGGAATAGCAAATACTCCATTTCCTAAATCCACTACCGCATTGGCTCCTCCTTGAAGTGATGTATTGTTTGATGATAAATCAATAACTGTATTACTGTTTGTTAAACTATAAGCGTTTGCAGAAAGCACACTCAAATGATTTCTGTGCTTAATTACGATATGATAACTTCCAGAAGATTGTGTAAACGTAACCGGTGAGCTTCCATCAACAGATACAATATCTCCATCTCTCTGTAACAAAGCTGACTTTCCTTCTACAACAATAGAATTATCAGTACCATCTCTTAATTCTACCCAAATCCAATCTACAATTGCATTTCCACCGGTATTTGTAAATACTGAAGCACTTGTAATAAGAGCATCACTATAAGGACTTGTTGTAGGCAGTATACTTCCTGCTCTAAGGTCATCTCTCATTAAACTTTCTTCTCCAACATTTGGATTGATTGCCGCTCCTTGTAAATAAATCTTGGGACTCAACGTAATATCAGGATTCGCCACTGTTAGTGTTTGCATAACCGAAGCAGCAGCTGTATAATTGGTGTTTCCAACTTGCCTTGCTGTAATAATGGTACTTCCCATCCCTACTACACTTACTACATTTCCTGAAACAGTTGCCACTGCCGTATTTGAACTAGTGTATGTTATTGTTAATCCTGAAGTAGTACTTGCTGTAAGGTTAAAGTCTGGGCTCGAAGGCGCTACTGAAGTTAAACTGTTAAATGTAATTACTTGATTCGCTCTGTTAATCGTAAAACCATAGTTATCTGATCCTTTATATTGCGGATCTGATGCACTCACAGTAACTGACATCGTATAATCTCCGGCATTTGTTGGGGGTGTATTCGAAGGTCCATAATCGATATCATCCGTATCAGTTCCTTGATAAGAAACTGTATATGTAGGTGTAACTACTTGATCATTGCTATCTGTAAAACTTGAAATAGCAGGTCCTTGAGCAGAACCATTATAGGTCAAGCTTCCTGAACCAAAATTTATCATTACATTTTCTTTTTCAAAAACACTTAACGTGGCTATAGTACTTCCAAAGAAATTTACATCGTTCGTATTTACATATGCATGAACTTTATAAGTTCCTCCATTTGTAGGAGCATATGTAGATTTCCTGTAATAGGTCCCGTTAATTCCTTCATATGTCATTAGAATATTAGGTTCGGGCGTTGCTGCTACCCCAGGGCTTGTTTCAATACTATTTACTGTAACTGATCTTTGGGTACCATCATAATCCTGTGTTAAGTTTGTTAAGTTAATTGTAACTTCTGTTTTGTTTGTTATAATTAAGTTTCCAGAATAATTGACCGTATAATTATTCGAATTTGCCGCATAAATAGATACCGTATAATTTCCTATTGCTATTGGGGCTGCCTCACTATTATATGCTCCTGTTCTATACAAAATTCTTAATGGAATATTTTCTCCTAGTACTCCAGTTGCCGAAGCTTCAAATTCTTTAGGAAGTCCATCATAAGCTTTTGATTGTGGTGTATTAGGATTGATTGTAATCCCTCTTTGATTAATCCTAAAACTTCCCACTACTTCTCCAAAATAATTAGTATCGGATTCATCTACAGTAGCTTTAACGGTATAATCTCCTGCATTAGTTGGAGGTGTATTAGAAGGACCATACGAATTTCCTGAGTAATCATTTCCTTTATATGAAAAGTTGATTGCTGGTGATACAACACTTCCATCAGACACTTTAGCTACACTTGTTACGCCAACTGCCTTTCTTGGGTTTCCATCATAAAAAGATATTGCTAAATCTGAACTATTTAATGTAATATTTACTTGTTCCTTAGTAGTTATTGTAAATACACCTGTTTTTAATCTAATATCATAATTCGCGGTAGTTGATATCATCGGGGTTGAAAATCGATTACTTACATCTGAAGATTTAGTTTTCTTAGTTATGTTACCATTTTTCTCTGAAGCAAAAGGGTCATCTCGTCCTATACAAATACCTGTAGGACATACACCTGTAGGATCAAAGCTAGCGGGTGCTTGTGCGCTTTGATCTACTGATATTACATACGTTCCTGCTGTTTCTCCCGGTTCTCTTTTTAAAGGTACCCAAATTTTAGTATCTCCATAGGCCAGTTTTCCTTGTGTTATTGAATATGACAAGGCTGGATCAGCACTACTTAATGCTTTTATAATATCATTAGGTGTTATTTCTAAAATATTGGATGAAGCGGATCTTGTAACCGTAATTGTAGTACTCCCTGCAATAACATTGTAATTTTTATCTTCTGGTATAAATCTGGTATAAATAGTTGTAGGGATTCCACTATTGTACGTCAGTGATGTTACTCCTTCTGTTATTTTCCCTGAGTAAATGTTCAAAGAAGCATGATAATAAGTATAATACTCAAATGTTCCAGTAACATTTGCACTGGCATTTAAATGAGTAGCATCTAAAGGTACTCCTTCTAGAATAGTAGTAGGAGTATTCCAAGAAATTACTGGGTTTCCTTTTGATATAGTTAAATTAAAGTCTTTTGTAATTTCATTATAAATACCATTCGCAGGTACTGTAATTCTTAATGTCGTATTTCCAACCGTTCCTGGTGTAAAATCGTTCCCACTTAAACTTGACCCTGTAGTATCATTTACTAAACTATAGGAAATAGATCCTGTACTCGTGGTTGTTGCATTTAAAGTAGTTACTCCACTTCCATATATTATTGTTGGTGGCGTAAAACTTAACCCTAAAGTACTCTGCGTAAAGGTGTATCCCGTTTGTTGATATATAGGAGTTCCGTTACAATCATTGTATGCATATATTGTAAAATAATACGGTGTTCCTTCTGTAAGTCCTGTAATATTTAAGTTTGGTGTGATTGATGTGCCCACATGTACAACTTGTTCTCCACCGGCATACGCTGCATTACCTGATGGAAGTACTGAACCGCTAGCTAAAGGTGAAAAACTATTTACAGTATTCATCTTTATGACATATCCGTCTGGCGCATTTGTAGTTGCTGTTGGTGCTGTAAACGAGTTTAGGTCAAAAGAAGTTGTATTTATGTTATCCGTTACCACATTCGAGGCTAACTCGGAAGTAATACCACAGGTTGTATTTTGACTATAAATACCAGTTGGGTAAAAATAGTAAACACCATTACAAATCTTATAATTTACTGCAGCAAAATAATAAGTAGTACCTGGTAAAAGTCCGGTTGTAGTGACTCTAAAACCAGTAGCTGCTCCCGTATAAATAGCTGCCTGACCAGTTTTACCAGTATAATCCGTGCTCACACTTGGTAAATTTGCTGCCGTTAATATGGTTGGTAATGTAAAGTTATTCTCGGTACTTATATAAATAATTTTACCATCTGCGTTGTTGTTTCCTGTAAAATTAACAACACTCATAGTGTTATGCGAACTCGTTGGCTCTGCATATAAATAAATTTGAGCATTACTATTTGGTGGTGCACATACTGGTGTTATCGAAGATCCAACTCCAGTAGATTCAAAATAATAATTACCACCACAAAATTCTGCTGTATACACTTTAAAAAAATACGTTGTTCCTGTATTTAATCCAGTGATTAATTCATTAGGCGTAGCTGAGTCTCCTGCATAAACAACTTGTTCTCCTCCTGTGTAAACTGAGTTTGCTGTTGGTAAGCTTGTACCATTTGTAGGAGCTGTAAAATTATTAGTTGTATTTGCTTTTACAACATATCGTTTTGAAGCTCCTATACTTCCAGTTATTGAGCTTATATAACTTGAACTTTCGTTATTTGCAGATAAGTTTAGAACTGTGGCCCTTGCTGGTGCTGCTCCACATGTTGTTACAGTAAATACATTTCCTGTTCCTAGTTTCAAATTACCACCACAATCGCTATAATTAAATACTTTCACATAATAGGTAGTGTTTGCATTAAGTCCAGTTACGGTAACATTTGGAGTATAAGAATTACCTAAATAAACAGTTTGCTCTCCAGAACCATTATATGCCGTTCCTTCTGAAGTAGGATAACTCGTTCCTGATGTTGGATTAGTAAAGCTATTTACCGTATTGACTTTTATAAGTGATATATTAGTGCTTCCACCAACCGCTGTAATTCTAAAATCATTCTCAGTTGGGTCTGTAGACAATACAGTACTCGCTCCAGGTGTATTGCATCTTGGAAAATGAACTCTATAACTATATCCTCCTGATCTACCGCCTCCTACTCTAATCAAATAGTACTCATTTGCAGCGGAGTATGAAATTCCCATTGCTCGATTCGATTGATCAGTTCCTTGATGAATTAAAGTGCTAGAAATTACAGGTCCATCATAACTTCCTGTTCTTTTTTCTAACCATACTTCGGGTTGCATAGATCCTAAATTAGATTGAACCGCCATTCCTACATAACCATTAGAAAAAGGAGATCTTCCTATTTTATAGTAGTCTTCATCACTCCCTACTACTGTACTTCCTCCAATAATTGTGGTGGTATTGGTTGTAGCTACCGTAAGTGTTTTCACACCGGTATCATTGGGAAGATTATTTGGTTCCGTTTCGCTTGCATAGTCAAACTGTGCGGTGATTATTGTAGTGGTCAATAAACAGACTATAGTTAGTAAAAACAACTGTTGCTTTTTACTTAAATTCAGTTGTGATTTAAGCAAACACCATAAATATGTATAAAATGTTAGCGTAGTTTTTTTCATGAGAGGGTTTAAATTTGGTTTTAGATTTTGATGTGTTAATCAGAATAAAGAGATGATAAATCCTTAAATGTTTTCTGCTTTTCTGATTCGTTGAATGTTTATAATTTTCATTTTGTGACCATTAAAACTTTTTTCTATCAATACATCGGTAAACCAATGAAGCTTCCCACGATGAATAATTGGAAGAAACAAGAACTTCTGAATGTTCTCTCTAACTTTAAATCGTCTTTTAGATAAATGTTTTAAATCAACTTTCATATTCGTTAGTTAAATGGTTACTTATAAACTGTACATCTAAATTGTTTTTAACCCTATTTTTTCGTGTCAAAACTATTTAACTCCTTATCAAAATTCTAAAAAACCACCTATACAAAAAACTATACAAAAACAATACACCACTACAAATCAACCACTTACACAAAGAACTATTTTAATACTAGTAGTTATCTCGATCCAAAAAAAAAAGAGAGTTTGCAACTCTCTTTTAACTTAAATATTCCACTAATGAAATTTCTTTTGGAGCAGATATCTTTTTACGAAGTCTATACCTACTAATAAAAATACTATCAACTGATACCCCTAACATATTGGCTATTTCATTATTGTCTAAACCTAATTTCTCCAATGCAACTAAACGTTCTTCTGATTTTGTAAGTTTGTATCCTTTTCCATTTATCTGAGCAAAAAAATGTGGATGCACCTTAGAGAATTTATCTTTGAACAGATACCAGTCATCTTTTGTAAGAATTTTAGCATTAACTAGCTCTTGAATTGAATGAATTGTTTCCTTTTCTGAAACTTGATCTTTTAATACTTCCAATTGTAGTTTTAATTCATCTTGTTCTTTACTTTTCAATAATAATTGATGTGTAAAACTGTTCAACTCAATTTTGTTTCTTTCAACCTGTTTTTTTAACTGTGTCCTTTTATTTTTTTCTCTCCACCAAATTCCAAATATTATTAGCATAATCGAAAACAAAATAGCGACTAAAGTATTTCTCTTACTCCTTGAGATCTTTTTATCCGCTATTAATTTTTGAATATCTTTTTCTTTTTGAACATTATTAAATCTAGCTTGATGAAAGGCCAAAGCATCTGTTAATGCCTCTTTATTAATAGAATCTTTCAATTTCAAATAACTATTGTTGTGTTTTAATGCTTCTTTATAATTTCCTAATTTTAAATAGACCTTAGATAACAATCTTTCACTTTCTAAAAGGCTTATATTTTTAACCGAGTTCATCTCTGAAAACTTTCTAAAATCTTGCAAGAGTTGTAACGCTTTAACTATTTCTCCTTTTTCTATGAAATATTCGGCTTTTTCAGGAGTTATTGAAAACAGTAGTTTTTTATGCTTAATTTCTTTTTCTAACGTGAGTATTTGATTAAAAATAGTATCGGCTGATTTTAAATTCTTCTCCTTTAATCTTAATCTTAATTCTATTTGCCTTGATTGAAAAGCATTATTACTTTGAACTACTACGTCAGTGATGAAACTAGTATATCTCTTTGATGAGTCTAAATACTTATTGGCTTTATTTAAATCATTCGCTTTAATTGCCTCTTCGCTTAAAACCAAGTATAAAAATTGT
The sequence above is a segment of the Tenacibaculum sp. 190130A14a genome. Coding sequences within it:
- a CDS encoding MBG domain-containing protein, with translation MTTTIITAQFDYASETEPNNLPNDTGVKTLTVATTNTTTIIGGSTVVGSDEDYYKIGRSPFSNGYVGMAVQSNLGSMQPEVWLEKRTGSYDGPVISSTLIHQGTDQSNRAMGISYSAANEYYLIRVGGGRSGGYSYRVHFPRCNTPGASTVLSTDPTENDFRITAVGGSTNISLIKVNTVNSFTNPTSGTSYPTSEGTAYNGSGEQTVYLGNSYTPNVTVTGLNANTTYYVKVFNYSDCGGNLKLGTGNVFTVTTCGAAPARATVLNLSANNESSSYISSITGSIGASKRYVVKANTTNNFTAPTNGTSLPTANSVYTGGEQVVYAGDSATPNELITGLNTGTTYFFKVYTAEFCGGNYYFESTGVGSSITPVCAPPNSNAQIYLYAEPTSSHNTMSVVNFTGNNNADGKIIYISTENNFTLPTILTAANLPSVSTDYTGKTGQAAIYTGAATGFRVTTTGLLPGTTYYFAAVNYKICNGVYYFYPTGIYSQNTTCGITSELASNVVTDNINTTSFDLNSFTAPTATTNAPDGYVIKMNTVNSFSPLASGSVLPSGNAAYAGGEQVVHVGTSITPNLNITGLTEGTPYYFTIYAYNDCNGTPIYQQTGYTFTQSTLGLSFTPPTIIYGSGVTTLNATTTSTGSISYSLVNDTTGSSLSGNDFTPGTVGNTTLRITVPANGIYNEITKDFNLTISKGNPVISWNTPTTILEGVPLDATHLNASANVTGTFEYYTYYHASLNIYSGKITEGVTSLTYNSGIPTTIYTRFIPEDKNYNVIAGSTTITVTRSASSNILEITPNDIIKALSSADPALSYSITQGKLAYGDTKIWVPLKREPGETAGTYVISVDQSAQAPASFDPTGVCPTGICIGRDDPFASEKNGNITKKTKSSDVSNRFSTPMISTTANYDIRLKTGVFTITTKEQVNITLNSSDLAISFYDGNPRKAVGVTSVAKVSDGSVVSPAINFSYKGNDYSGNSYGPSNTPPTNAGDYTVKATVDESDTNYFGEVVGSFRINQRGITINPNTPQSKAYDGLPKEFEASATGVLGENIPLRILYRTGAYNSEAAPIAIGNYTVSIYAANSNNYTVNYSGNLIITNKTEVTINLTNLTQDYDGTQRSVTVNSIETSPGVAATPEPNILMTYEGINGTYYRKSTYAPTNGGTYKVHAYVNTNDVNFFGSTIATLSVFEKENVMINFGSGSLTYNGSAQGPAISSFTDSNDQVVTPTYTVSYQGTDTDDIDYGPSNTPPTNAGDYTMSVTVSASDPQYKGSDNYGFTINRANQVITFNSLTSVAPSSPDFNLTASTTSGLTITYTSSNTAVATVSGNVVSVVGMGSTIITARQVGNTNYTAAASVMQTLTVANPDITLSPKIYLQGAAINPNVGEESLMRDDLRAGSILPTTSPYSDALITSASVFTNTGGNAIVDWIWVELRDGTDNSIVVEGKSALLQRDGDIVSVDGSSPVTFTQSSGSYHIVIKHRNHLSVLSANAYSLTNSNTVIDLSSNNTSLQGGANAVVDLGNGVFAIPVGDQDENGQIQNADINAIIQLLGGSGYNKSDMDMNGQIQNTDVNTLVNPNIGKGKQF